Proteins encoded within one genomic window of Besnoitia besnoiti strain Bb-Ger1 chromosome II, whole genome shotgun sequence:
- a CDS encoding hypothetical protein (encoded by transcript BESB_038640): MPSAAYAQPRGEGHLPHFEPRRSQASRAPGPSPSRRRRLLGYLLCVSLLCLVLFLCTFLALHSPFAASGTSRGASAAPSDRHRSRAANAGRSEGEESSLSTFSNVPSSLPHRAQWTAGSSGAGRASAESLRARPVASVESETRDATGLGGRDPKPEAQQRGGGDAPPRQWRWEGNVAEEADEMAHEAGDEPSRFEDGLGDDAFYVVHDEEARKWMERPEGAPIRRRVWQPLDVGLVSPASAGDAKAAAGAEPNALASQKEVDVAADQRAAWRKQLNPLEDVFVSAAGVPLFPAERLSQCLRRPASLGDLRKAVGGAGLAGELGASAGSPDARRGDSETGGPRAADIALPETGGARAAAASTPSFIATTAKYGANDRKGTVEKTQRAVAELLRDLSKPSGASLLSRLSSVSSQAGSRGALASATSARREAGDADSLRVSGGALGAGLSLPAVGPPAPGVRVALPAPEVLREAYKLLASPPRDAALSLLHPSALGRGAAGEAATRGAPSDEGRVASELPVFLAESFFEDLRDVLPPTSLELALEAEEDAPRATAPEECFSRALRRGTLRSTTQDLRRVALHPLSGFAALVQQEAVMSLLFRHRGLGGAPAAPAGRPEETTRRGRAVAPVFAALVTAEIFACALERSADSTPAAADDVGASRLREPGVALAEALRGAALYSVLALSSQRVASAEVAAAWREQVQEDAAASAVLGAPHAATPFWLSALPLSLTTSFFPDASDSQPSPRPAKEAEKGRIPLNGGGGSDAVEAPEGENRRAASRRDKDRAPGGRPEPPNPFPAALVLEASVATAGSPQLAFAAPEGAPRSWDEFAALAASLSAKSGQEAANAARAHEPLLTLLPAAAAAPLRVASRGDAGASMPSKGFDPRRDVALPPATSVQLAALAIRGGPAASPRDKEARETRGERHAAAQITVAASAAGAALLLHLVPWILLPEILSCSPFALLASVGGDAGVLDDRTETEMQDSLEAARSLVAFLAKGDGELSVKTAADFDDKLRQTLRPVSLYQLRRARQVVQALEQQLPGGSFFPAFFGFLRRRASSEAESLVLEELAGLAEEAGPDGRKNVPRMRGSERRGGRGPQGQEATDEQAETEARSEQGRSGAREQKQIRPGMLVFGRRDFDVVLFSSLDSRGPLTEVVIRSFVRPAQELNSAAASPVVEHAADGGRGSPASLMDAGEGKRGESVLELLDVEAPFAAQKTSVSRAPGKGDASRNEPDALRPGAASAQNAGEAAATDLAREDTEKSDAFDVDAGVARAFGGPPEAKRALCSWIRGAARSFFISRATFCLCPQEGWMPSRCVFESLAHACVPVAVGGETELWLPGGCLFDWTEMAVFIPRSRAPYASQILSEITDEELLEKQQMVWKVRQHFLYDLSQLGAQTATTNDARRPSGRAKPQPEDGAAVAPTLDARRLALLEMTMRTAALDG, translated from the exons ATGCCTTCAGCCGCTTACgcacagccgcgcggcgaaggccacCTGCCTCACTTTGAGCCGCGAAGGTCtcaggcgtcgcgcgcgcccggtccgtcgccgtcgcgccggcggcgtctcctcgggtATCTCctgtgcgtctctcttctctgtctcgttctcttcttGTGCACCTTTCTCGCGCTCCActcgcccttcgcggcctcaGGCACGTCGCGGGGagcgtccgctgcgccgagcgACAGACACAGGTCGCGTGCGGCGAATGCTGGTcgcagcgagggcgaagagtcGTCGCTGTCGACCTTCTCGAACGTCCCGTCCTCCCTCCCGCACCGGGCGCAGTGGACGGCTGGCAGCTCCGGCGCAGGAAGGGCGTCCGCggagtctctgcgcgcccgcccagTCGCCAGTGTGGAGTCGGAGACCCGCGACGCCACGGGCCTCGGAGGGCGAGACCCAAAGCCCGAGGCCCAGcagaggggaggaggcgacgcgccgcctcgccagTGGCGCTGGGAGGGAAAcgtcgcagaggaggcggacgagaTGGCgcacgaggcaggcgacgagccgAGTCGTTTTGAAGACGGtctgggcgacgacgccttcTACGTCGTgcacgacgaggaggcgaggaagtgGATGGAGCGCCCCGAAGGAGCGCCGattcgtcgccgcgtctggcAGCCTCTGGACGTGGGACTTGTCTCCCCCGCATCCGCTGGCGACGCAAAggcagcggctggcgcggaGCCCAACGCCCTTGCTTCGCAGAAGGAGGTAGACGTCGCTGCCGACCAAAGAGCTGCGTGGCGGAAGCAGCTGAACCCGCTGGAGGACGTGTTCGTGTCGGCAGCCGGCGTCCCGCTTTTCCCCGCGGAGCGCCTCTCGCagtgtctgcggcgccctgcgtcgctcggcgaCCTACGCAAGGCGGTTGGAGGCGCGGGGCTCGCTGGGGAGCTAGGGGCGAGTGCGGGGAGTCCAGACGCGCGTCGAGGCGACTCTGAAACGGGGggaccgcgcgccgcggacatCGCGCTGCCGGAGACCGgcggagcccgcgccgcggcggccagcACTCCAAGTTTCATCGCGACCACCGCCAAGTACGGCGCAAACGATCGAAAGGGCACCGTGGAAAAAACCCAGCGGGCCGTCGCAGAATTGCTGCGCGACCTCTCAAAGCCATctggcgcgtcgctgctttcCCGACTTTCctcggtctcctcgcaggctggtagccgcggcgcgctggcttCTGCCACaagcgcacgccgcgaggccggtGACGCAGACTCGCTTCGGGTCTCGGGGGGCGCCCTGGGGGCAGGCCTTTCTCTGCCGGCAGTTgggccgcctgcgcccggcGTCCGCGTGGCTCTTCCCGCGCCCGAGGTGCTTCGGGAGGCCTACAAGCTGCTGGCAAGCCCACCGCGggacgccgcgctctctctgctgcaccCTTCGGCGCTAGGCaggggcgctgcaggcgaggcggcgacgcgaggggcTCCCTCTGATGAAGGCCGCGTGGCGAGCGAGCTCCCTGTGTTTCTTGCGGAGTCCTTCTTCGAAGACCTCCGCGACGTGTTGCCTCCCACTTCGCTAGAGCTCGCTCtcgaagcggaagaagacgctccgcgggcgaccgcgccggaGGAATGCTTTTcacgcgctcttcgccgagGCACGCTGCGGTCGACGACTCAGGACCTGAGGCGTGTCGCGCTTCACCCGCTGTCAGGCTTCGCCGCCCTAGTTCAGCAGGAAGCGGTGATGTCTCTCTTGTTCAGGCACCGCGGGCTTGGaggggcgccagcggcgcccgccggtcGACCCGAGGAGACaacgcggcgggggcgcgcTGTGGCGCCTGTCTTCGCAGCTCTGGTCACGGCAGAGatcttcgcctgcgcgctggaAAGGAGCGCAGACtcgacgcctgcggctgcagacgacgTAGGGGCgagtcgccttcgcgagccAG gtGTGGCGCTTGCGGAGGCGCTCCGGGGGGCAGCGTTGTATTCCGTTCTGGCGCTGTCGAGCCAGCGGGTTGCGTCCGCCGAAGTAGCCGCGGCGTGGCGCGAGCAGGTCCAGGAggacgcagccgcgtctgccgtgTTGGGCGCTCCGCACGCCGCGACCCCGTTCTGGCTCTCTGcactgcctctctctctcacgaCGTCCTTCTTCCCAGACGCTAGCGACTCCcagccgtcgcctcgtcccgcgaaggaggcagaaAAGGGCCGCATCCCTCTGAACGGTGGGGGGGGCAGTGATGCAGTTGAGGCACCCGAGGGCGAAaatcgccgcgcggcctcacgGAGGGATAAAGAccgcgcgccaggcgggCGTCCAGAGCCGCCAAACCCATTCCCTGCGGCTCTAGTACTGGAGGCATCGGTAGCAACTGCAggctcgccgcagcttgCCTTCGCTGCCCCCGAAGGGGCGCCTCGCAGTTGGGATGAGTTCGCCGCGTTAGcggcctccctctccgcgaAATCCGGTCAAGAGGCTgcgaacgccgcgcgcgcgcacgaGCCTTTGCTCACTCTCTtgccggccgctgctgctgcgcctttgCGCGTAGCTTCACGCGGAGATGCGGGTGCGTCGATGCCCTCCAAGGGCTTCGACCCCCGGCGAGACGTGGCGCTGCCACCGGCGACCAGCGTCcagctcgccgccctcgccatCCGCGGGgggcccgcggcctctccgcgggACAAGGAGGCTCGGGAGAcaaggggagagagacacgctgccgcgcagaTCACTGTCGCGGCGAGTGCAGCAGGTGCTGCGCTCCTGTTGCATCTGGTTCCTTGGATTTTGCTGCCGGAAATTCTTTCTTGCTCCCCCTTTGCATTGTTGGCCTCTgtgggcggcgacgcgggcgtcCTCGATGACCGCACAGAAACCGAGATGCAGGATAGCCTGGAGGCGGCCAGGAGTCTCGTCGCTTTCCTggcgaagggcgacggcgagttGAGTGTAAAAACAGCCGCGGACTTTGACGATAAGCTCCGACAGACTCTGCGACCCGTCTCGCTCTACCAGCTccggcgtgcgcggcaggTGGTTCAGGCCCTCGAACAGCAGCTTCCCGGTGGCAGTTTTTTTCCAGCTTTTTTTGGGTTCCTTCGTCGGCGTGCTTCGTCCGAGGCGGAGTCGCTGGTACTCGAAGAGCTCGCCGGgctcgcggaggaagcaggtCCCGATGGGCGGAAAAACGTGCCGAGAATGCGCGGGTCCGAGCGGCGGGGGGGCCGAGGCCCGCAGGGGCAAGAGGCTACGGACGAacaggcggagacggaggccCGCAGCGAGCAAGGGCGTTCAGGAGCGAGAGAGCAAAAACAGATTCGCCCGGGGATGCTCGTCTTCGGGCGACGAGACTTCGATGTTGTCTTAttctcctctctcgactCGAGAGGGCCGCTAACTGAGGTTGTCATCCGCAGCTTCGTCCGCCCCGCGCAAGAGCTCaacagcgcggcggcctctcctgTCGTGGAGCATGCAGCAGATGGTGGGCGCGGAAGTCCAGCGAGCCTCATGGACGCGGGCGAAGGCAAAAGGGGAGAATCCGTACTCGAGCTCTTGGACGTCGAGGCGCCCTTCGCAGCGCAAAAGACAAGCGTCTCACGTGCCCCCGGGAAGGGTGACGCGTCGCGGAATGAGCCGGACGCGCTACGGCCTGGGGCGGCTTCCGCTCAGAACGCTggggaggcggccgcgactgACCTGGCAAGAGAGGATACAGAAAAAAGTGACGCATTCGATGTGGATGCAGGCGTGGCTCGAGCGTTTGGCGGGCCTCCTGAGGCGAAACGGGCCCTCTGTTCATGGATCCGCGGAGCAGCGAGAAGTTTTTTCATCTCAAGAGCGACTTTCTGTCTGTGTCCCCAGGAAGGCTGGATGCCTTCAAGATGTGTATTCGAGTCGCTGGCACATGCGTGCGTTCCTGTGGCGGTCGGAG GTGAAACTGAGCTCTGGCTGCCGGGCGGCTGTCTGTTCGACTGGACTGAGATGGCTGTGTTCATTCCCCGAAGCCGCGCACCGTACGCGTCGCAAATTCTCTCCGAAATCACGGACGAGGAACTTTTAGAAAAGCAGCAGATGGTATGGAAAGTTCGCCAGCACTTCCTCTATGACCTGTCGCAGCTGGGGGCCCAGACAGCTACCACCAACGACGCACGACGGCCTTCAGGACGCGCGAAGCCTCAGCCGGAGGACGgtgcggcggtcgcgcccaCGCTTGATGCGAGACGGCTTGCGCTGCTTGAGATGACAATGCGAACTGCGGCCCTCGACGGCTGA
- a CDS encoding hypothetical protein (encoded by transcript BESB_038620), with the protein MFGDLPKPRRPPLGGPSRTVSVNVFEQRMHRRKLQDARLAQLTADVQRTRMNQHVAAVTERSSRLMEAAIVRRRAQELQQQQQVQLEARRAALKDALDKEELMYQEELKALEATPDQRKAQLVAHARALRETREKEREQLAASLQYRRWRESVDELRSSDAKLHALQALAIRDEQVFQKTLERDRAEKRERIFAALWQEEYAKKLKREEEERERAAQQKNETRLVLEQQRALLEAIKKRESEERKAEIRALRQEECERVLADRRRRAEDVQRNEEKRKEIIETIAAQRKEHETQRERERALEREYLETEKERHACLERKEQEAKETIRRHANDYRDLELEEAGRRSLLEEVLQSRREVCQRKAEDAERLAEQKKRELHVVKEDFDRFKEETEQMKRDERLMKARYCQDLSAQLELAMLERAEAQRRSAEEAEEKKREEQKIEEAMEQEKTKQAALQEAVTRMRHERKAAMDAALAKRTAVRAAVVAPWERDS; encoded by the exons ATGTTCGGCGACCTGCCGAAGCCGCGTCGGCCCCCTCTGGGCGGGCCTTCGCGTACCGTCAGTGTTAATGTGTTTgagcagcgcatgcacaggCGCAAGCTGCAGGATGCCCGCCTGGCGCAGCTTACAGCCGATGTCCAGCGGACTCGCATGAATCAGCACGTGGCTGCAGTCACAGAGCGAAGTTCCAGGCTCATGGAAGCGGCGAttgtgcgtcgccgcgcgcaagagctgcagcagcaacagcaAGTTCAGCTGgaggcccgccgcgcggctctcaaGGACGCCCTCGACAAAGAAGAGCTAATGTATCAAGAGGAATTGAAGGCACTGGAAGCGACTCCTGATCAAAGGAaggcgcagctcgtcgcgcaCGCTCGAGCACTCCGCGAAAcacgagagaaagaaagggagcagctcgcggcgagtCTGCAATACCGAAGATGGAGGGAGTCTGTAGACGAACTGAGATCCTCAGACGCCAAGCTGCATGCCCTCCAA GCGCTTGCTATTAGAGACGAGCAAGTCTTTCAGAAGACTCTCGAACGCGACcgggcggagaagcgcgaaaGGATCTTCGCGGCCCTTTGGCAGGAAGAGTATGCCAAAAAGCTaaaaagagaggaggaagaacgggagcgcgcggcgcagcagaaaaaCGAGACGCGACTCGTACTGGAACAACAG cgcgccctcctcgaggCCATCAAGAAGAGGGAATCGGAGGAGCGCAAAGCAGAGATCCGGGCGCTTCGGCAAGAAGAGTGCGAGCGCGTGCTTGCAGatcgcagaagacgcgcggaagATGTCCAGCgaaacgaagagaaaaggaaagaaaTCATCGAGACCATagcggcgcagcgaaagGAACACGAAACCCAGAGGGAACGCGAGCGGGCGCTAGAACG GGAGTACCTCGAGACTGAGAAGGAGAGGCACGCCTGCCTGGAGCGGAAGGAAcaagaagcgaaggagacgatTCGACGGCATGCAAACGATTACCGCGAC CTGGAACTCGAAGAGGCAGGCCGGCGCAGCCTGCTGGAGGAAGTGCTGCAGAGCCGCCGCG AGGTCTGCCAGCGGAAGGCTgaggacgccgagcgactcgcagaacaaaaaaaaagagaatTACATGTTGTGAAGGAGGACTTTGATCGATTCAAGGAAGAAACCGAGCAGAT GAAGCGTGACGAACGCCTCATGAAGGCTCGCTATTGCCAGGATCTTTCCGCGCAACTTGAACTCGCCATG CTTGAGCGGGCGGAGGCCCAGCGACGCTCCGCTGAGGAGGCtgaggaaaagaaaagagaggaacAAAAAATTGAAGAAGCGATGGAacaagaaaaaacgaaacaaGCCGCACTGCAGGAAGCCGTCACA CGAATGAGACATGAGCGCAAAGCCGCGATGGACGCCGCTCTTGCGAAACGCACCGCTGTACGAGCGGCCGTCGTTGCTCCTTGGGAACGCGACAGCTAA
- a CDS encoding hypothetical protein (encoded by transcript BESB_038630), whose translation MDNVEPPVPSVCGLRAEPKTLCDASGEEASCDLRPQGGKRSRARKLCRPASFYAFFSWNARGCRLPGSAKKAGESEGGQPESTRGGDRTAPSRPTFLPCVKARKARRDACGYAVAHYGRKRYPSAQGFSEPDRRDVASQPCVVAAPWQAANSGSPVDSVFSTSSLSPCPGPSSELSSTSASFSSLSSSSPYVSHFGSLLSSFSTLPRASASPAYATSPASSSGSFSCSPQSTSEGSPFDTLGELSFVSSSRGTRPSSELGRRRRGAPHSAPRGQAACTAPAAPPLRSSRSFSSPFPPCASVREDVVRRPHACPRPRPRPAGRSQDSTAFQTSVQAHTREGARGAEVVRGDLAAAPVRATDGGCQAAGRRGARVSPRLRRHSAPSAGRSESAGAPRRSPAVSVFPGCAFPAEAEPGGLLTGGAGAWRLVARRRLHRSCGSRAPVQPRANSESVRVLGETPQRNWGIPDCPYHCSASTLHSAPASHSCSPRRLASVSPRPSTQSGALSALSRPPSSVSLRTRSCSRESRCPPPAALPPRRRTRPARCGSELQAGSVSPLFTSLAVHATDMHRSSSSEDGAGDLRRAFQRARAGRSASALIIRNDRVPYSASTSLDQRNARHNNGITSLWLPAAGRSELSAADFGEPQVRVTPPSAHSEQEAPGGCAVLGSRYPGFYEDDEDDDVMFVPRPDAVFLASRDSEVARGQALLLHQELGFRLDDSPRRLVPKPKAKEKPSMSGKLKSFFNFSIKGGSDRAGLRARKGTSDTLGSLSSGVYSSSAVDDGHVSTEGSHSYMRRDSDEDGLGLAMGLSMQSCISISDDDDDGSEPTTRDADNALSLRDARSLRGDNKQLLGDSVSSTRSSLRIGRVDTTDGEAARTPTSEASRGSPRRRPVKTETKREDDEGDCLCCCCCCCEPDAEEGRETIKVERKGRRGDESRRSLRRHRSRRKTGSSSSGLRTREKSSTSTKR comes from the coding sequence ATGGATAACGTCGAGCCACCCGTGCCCTCGGTCTGTGGACTGCGAGCGGAGCCAAAAACTCTCTGCGACGCGTCGGGGGAGGAGGCTTCCTGCGACCTCAGGCCCCAGGGAGGCAAACGGTCGCGCGCACGCAAGCTTTGTCGACCGGCGTCTTTTTATGCCTTTTTTTCTTGGAatgcgcgaggctgccgacTGCCAGGCtctgcgaagaaggcaggagagagcgagggagggCAGCCTGAATCCACGCGTGGTGGGGATCGCactgcgccctcgcgcccgacTTTTCTCCCGTGTGTGAAGGCAAGGAAAGCGCGACGTGACGCATGCGGCTATGCTGTTGCCCATTATGGAAGAAAGCGATACCCTTCGGCGCAGGGCTTCTCGGAGCCCGACAGGCGAgacgtcgcctcgcagccctGTGTTGTGGCGGCTCCGTGGCAGGCAGCCAACTCAGGGTCGCCGGTCGATTCGGTCTTCTCCacttcttcgctgtctccgtgtCCCGGTCCTTCTTCTGAGCTTTCCTCGACTTCtgcctcgttctcttctttgtcttcttcgtcgccatACGTCTCACACTTTGGCTCTCTTCTGTCTTCCTTTTCGACgctccctcgcgcttcgGCCTCACCCGCGTATGCGACCTCTCCAGCGTCTTCCTCGGGTTCCTTCTCCTGTAGTCCACAGTCGACATCTGAAGGCTCGCCGTTTGACACACTTGGCGAGCTGTCTtttgtctcttcgtctcgcgggACTCGCCCCTCGTCCGAGCtcggaagacggcggcggggagCTCCCcactctgcgccgcgcgggcaggCTGCCTGCAcagcgcccgctgcgcctcctttGAGGTCTTCGAGGTCGTTCTCTTCGCCGTTCCCGCCTTGCGCCAGCGTGCGGGAAGACGTTGTGCGAAGGCCGCACGcctgcccccgcccccgcccccgccccgctGGTCGCTCACAGGACTCCACAGCGTTTCAAACTTCTGTTcaggcgcacacgcgggagggagcgcgtggcgcggaAGTCGTTCGGGGCgacctcgccgccgcacctGTTCGAGCGACGGATGGGGGGTGCCAAGCCGCGGGCCGGAGGGGCGCGAgggtgtctccgcgtctgcggagaCATTCGGCTCCAAGCGCCGGCCGGAGTGagtccgcgggcgcccccCGCAGATCTCCTGCAGTTTCAGTCTTTCCCGGCTGCGCCTTTCccgcagaagcagagccTGGCGGACTCTTGACAGGGGGTGCCGGCGCGTGGCGACTCGTTGCGCGGAGGAGACTTCATCGCAGTTGCGGCTCGCGGGCTCCAGtgcagccgcgggcgaaCTCAGAAAGCGTCCGTGTACTTGGTGAGACTCCCCAGCGCAACTGGGGCATCCCCGACTGTCCGTACCATTGCTCCGCTTCTACCTTGcactccgcgcctgcctcacACAGCTGCTCACCCAGACGTCTGgcctctgtgtctcctcgcccctccACACAGTCCGGCGCCTTGTCTGCTCTTTCTCGGCCTccctcgtctgtctctcttcggaCTCGCTCCTGCTCGAGAGAGTCACGTtgcccgccgccagcggcgctgcctccgcggcgccggacgcggccggcgcgaTGTGGCTCAGAGCTCCAGGCGGGGAGCGTTTCTCCGCTCTTCACATCTCTGGCGGTGCATGCCACGGATATGCACAGGAGTagcagcagcgaagacggggcgggcgacctgcggcgcgcgtttCAGAGAGCTCGCGCCGGGCGCAGTGCGTCGGCGCTGATTATTCGCAACGACAGGGTCCCGTACTCTGCGTCCACGAGTCTGGACCAGCGAAACGCGCGACACAACAACGGCATCACGTCGCTCTGGCTGCCTGCAgccggccgcagcgagcTGTCTGCAGCGGACTTTGGCGAGCCGCAAGTCAGAGTGACGCCGCCATCGGCGCACTCCGAAcaggaggcgcctggcggctgtGCGGTGTTGGGATCGAGGTACCCGGGTTTCtacgaggacgacgaggacgacgacgtcATGTTTGTCCCCCGCCCCGACGCGGTTTTCCTGGCGAGCAGAGACTCAGAGGTCGCGAGAGGACAGGCCCTCCTGCTGCACCAAGAGCTCGGCTTTCGACTCGAcgactcgccgcggcgtctcgtgCCGAAGCCGAAAGCCAAGGAGAAACCGAGTATGTCGGGGAAGCTGAAGAGCTTCTTCAACTTTTCAATCAAGGGGGGAAGCGACCGCGCAGGGTTGCGAGCCAGAAAAGGCACGTCAGACACCTTGGGATCTCTTAGCTCCGGAGTCtactccagcagcgccgtggACGACGGACACGTTTCGACGGAGGGGTCGCACAGCTACATGCGGCGCGACTCCGATGAGGACGGACTCGGCCTGGCGATGGGACTCTCGATGCAGAGCTGCATCTCCatcagcgacgacgacgacgacggcagcgagccGACGACCAGGGACGCCGACAACGCCCTGAGTCTGCGCGACGCAAGGTCTCTGCGGGGAGACAATAAACAGCTGCTGGGGGACTCTGTCTCCTCGACGAGAAGCAGCCTCCGCATCGGCCGCGTGGACACTACCgacggggaggcggcgcgcacgcccaCGAGTGAGGCTTCACGGGGCAGTCCAAGGCGCAGGCCAGTCAAAACAGAAACCAAACGTGAAGATGACGAAGGGGACTGTCTGtgctgctgttgctgctgctgcgaacccgacgccgaagagggcAGGGAAACCATCAAAGTCGAGCGGAAGGGCCGGAGGGGAGACGAGAGTCGGCGGTCGCTCAGGAGACACCGCTCGCGCCGGAAGACGGGCTCCAGTTCCTCAGGTCTCaggacgcgagagaagagcagCACGTCAACGAAGCGCTAG